The Oryza glaberrima chromosome 5, OglaRS2, whole genome shotgun sequence DNA segment CCAGGTTCATCCTAGGACACAAATAGATGACGCTTCATTTACATCACAAACATTGAATTTTTCGTCACGTTTCGTAATCTATGACGCTCGCGTGACGAAAATTCATTCGTCACTTATCATGCGTCTCTTATGGCGTTCTATGACGAAACCTTAtttttttgtcattaatttAGTGACGATCCTTCAGTCGTCATAACTTTGTATGGTAACAAAGTCAAAATCTCGTCTAAGTATCTAATTAGATCTTGCTGGGAAAACATATGAAAATAAACTGCAGCGGGCTAGTCAAGAGTATGAATGCGGGTGAGGATAAAGTCTTCAAAGAAGCATTAGAACTCTTGGAGGCAGTGAGGAGACAACTCACCGATGTCATTGTAGTGGCAGTATTCAGGATCATCAGCACAAACTGCTATTATCTTGTCATCCTTCTCACCCTAATCCATCCATTATCCTCAGTTAAAAAGAAAGTGTTtggtaaaaaaacaaacagagtGAAGCAACACATGTGTTAGGCAATTTACTCTGTGTTACCAGAGCCTAAATCTCATAATTGTGACTAAAGGGACACTATCATTAAGAATAATTGTTCTTCCTTAAGTAATCTGTGAAATGCATTTGCAATATTTCGTGAGATAAACAATTTTTGTACCatgtaagcaaaaaaaaaaggtgatatATGCATCCAGTTTTTCATGTTTGAAACAGCTCACTGTGTAAGTCTAAtctatttttttccctatttccATGGTTAGAAACAAAATCATAAATCATGGACCATGTAGTCAGTACTAAAATTTTAGGAATATATTATTTGGAGCAAAAGCTTGTATCTACACTGCTTTTAGATACACTACCACTAAAAAGCAAAAAAGCTAGTTTTTTAGTaccttttttggttttttatggatTGGAGTATGACCCTACCCTcaattttgcatttttttcataaactgcAAAAGCCATAAGGCCAGCTTAAACACAGAAGGTAATATACGACTAAGATGAAACAAACAGGTCAAGTTTACCAGAGAAAAGTTCTCTGTGCAACTTTTTTGTCTAGCTTGTATGAAATAAGGTTCACAAGAGAACCAACCAATTTTGCTAAAAGTGACCACTCTTATTGTAACTGATCTGAATACTGGAGACTAGAGCTCATGGCTGAAACTGAGGACTAACACCAGCAACATATCCGATTGCCCTATCGGATGATTCATTTTGCAAGATCTGAATCGACCAATCCATAATGAATGAAAGCACTGATTATTTCTTTCCATGATTCGAGTAAGATGCCCGATTCTTCATTAACCCAGGTGCATGTCTAATCCCCAATACTCCCCATGCCTAAACCCTAGTTTGTTCCAATCAAACAAGAGCTGCTTCTGACCCAAATCACCCCATCCGTCCCCCATGCCTAAACCTAGTTTGTTCCAATCAAACAAGAGCTGCTTCTGACCCAAATCACCCCATCCGTCCCCCATGCCTAAACCCTAGTTTGTTCCAATCAAACAAGAGCTGCTTCCGACCCAAATCACCCCATCCGTCCCTCAAGGAATAAAATCATAAATCCATCAACAAGTAGCACAAAAGCTGCAGCaggagagggggaaaaaaagaaagagcgGTAGAATTAGAACAGAGGCGGGCGATCTGGTGGCCGCCGAGGTCGAAGGCCTTGAACATGTTCTTGGCGACGCTCAGCTCTACGACGTCGGGTACTGCGTCGGCTGGTGCTGCACGAGCCGCTGCATCGCCACCACAAATCCAACACGCATCAGAACCAACCAAATCAGTACAAATCCcgatcgagagagagggagggagggctGCCGACCTACCTCGTCCTTGAGCAATGTGTCGGGCTCGGGGACGGCGGCttgaggtggcggcgggctccGAAATCCGCATCTGCACACGCGTCAACTCCCCGAcggtcgccggccaccgcggcggcgccgacttcgccccaccgcagccgccgctcctaGGGCTTCCACCCTTGGACGACGCCAACGACCTCAGCCTGAGCGCCTTCTTCATCTTGTTCGCCGCGGCCGAGGTGAGCGAGCGCTGGAGCGACGGGGAGGAGGTGTTCGTGGCGGAGAGAGGGGCGCCAAGGTCGGGGAACGGGGAGGgtaggccgccgccgccggtgctgaacgacgcggcggcggcagatgaGCTATTGGAGGAgtggatggtggtggcggaaggggacgatggcggtggtggcggaagaggacgatggcggcggcggagtggacggtggcggcgtcgcacGAACGGTGTCGGTGGGGAGTggatggtggcggcagcggcggtggcagagtggatggagtggcggcggcggcggcagtctGCTAGGGTTTGGAGAACAGGCTCTGATAAGAAGCAATCCGACGCGAATTTACTAACATATCCATGGTGTATCCAAAGTACTCCCACAAAATTATATGGATAAAAATGTCATTTCAGGTTAAAAAGGTTTGGCCTCAACTACGGGTGTTTCAAATGCAAAAATGATAAACATTGTAGtactcatcgagatctacaactattgtattGGTCCTTTATCCAACTAAGTTaatttgaacaattcaaattttgaattttcaaaatttaacaa contains these protein-coding regions:
- the LOC127774154 gene encoding uncharacterized protein LOC127774154; translated protein: MEATHIPSAGFHVHDRSIPDVIPQTTESSPPHKSNSGKDIEYAPGLIPNGGGLAPPVIGYHAPKTSSLLQGQLRDPVDAEPVLQTLADCRRRRHSIHSATAAAATIHSPPTPFVRRRHRPLRRRHRPLPPPPPSSPSATTIHSSNSSSAAAASFSTGGGGLPSPFPDLGAPLSATNTSSPSLQRSLTSAAANKMKKALRLRSLASSKGGSPRSGGCGGAKSAPPRWPATVGELTRVQMRISEPAATSSRRPRARHIAQGRAARAAPADAVPDVVELSVAKNMFKAFDLGGHQIARLCSNSTALSFFPPLLLQLLCYLLMDL